In the genome of Colletotrichum lupini chromosome 8, complete sequence, one region contains:
- a CDS encoding helix-loop-helix DNA-binding domain-containing protein, whose translation MSIISLSHRRIRPPVPFTHSVAYRYIALPSVLLSPHLSTLEPSASSKVTSYLTTYSTLPVSSSLAIGISTHPQTHTHTYLNTGPSSTHFPSNATSTSHLQSTTIPPDRSIVRFPPSPPTPQSTYPSMNRTMAQQQSFDYYQVPPMPQSMSPPELSPLSFYDTQADFSADSAPSRGSPVSPVFPTSSFQLPTGGDWPAYFEKPALSPDLDVFYGESFGSPMSFLSPQNLTLSPSANPSDLMSDAVAFGREGINDTQPLFQTLDAPARPQPQPQPQTQQPAKSPRLARTTSAPSSRPQQQPQQRQQQQTQTQTQQRTSPRTNDLKRKSSASSASSRSASPEPPARRTKHSEPSKNPHNMIEKRYRVNINEKIIALRDAVPSLRCVVQHTENPHAAAAAAAESDEAIDVVEELGGLMPARKLNKATILSKATEYIAHLEKKNSQLWKENEALEKRLAEAQQWQRAQAEGPFWS comes from the exons ATGTCAATCATCAGTCTTTCCCACCGTCGGATCCGTCCGCCCGTACCATTCACACACTCTGTCGCCTACCGA tatatagctttgCCGTCCGTCTTGTTGTCTCCCCACCTGTCCACTCTCGAACCATCAGCCTCATCTAAAGTAACATCATACCTTACTACATACAGTACCTTACCAGTATCGTCTTCTCTCGCCATCGGCATCTCGACACACCCACAaacacacacgcacacatATCTCAACACCGGCCCCTCGTCAACTCACTTCCCGAGTAACGCCACCAGCACCTCGCATCTTCAATCAACGACAATTCCTCCAGACCGGTCCATCGTCAGATTCCCCCCCTCACCTCCCACACCCCAGTCAACCTACCCCTCCATGAATCGCACCATGGCTCAACAACAGTCCTTTGACTATTATCAAGTACCTCCGATGCCTCAATCAATG AGCCCACCGGAGCTGTCTCCGCTCTCCTTCTACGACACCCAAGCCGACTTCAGCGCAGACTCGGCCCCGTCCCGCGGCTCCCCCGTCTCCCCCGTCTTCCCGACCTCCTCCTTCCAGCTCCCCACCGGCGGCGACTGGCCCGCCTACTTTGAGAAGCCCGCCCTCTCCCCGGACCTCGACGTCTTTTACGGCGAATCCTTTGGCAGCCCAATGTCCTTCCTCTCCCCCCAGAACCTCACCCTCAGCCCCAGCGCCAACCCGTCCGACCTCATGTCCGACGCCGTCGCCTTTGGCCGCGAGGGCATCAACGACACGCAGCCCCTCTTCCAGACCCTCGACGCGCCCGCCCGGCCGCAGCCTCAACCTCAACCTCAAACCCAGCAGCCCGCAAAGTCGCCCCGTCTCGCCCGGACGACATCCGCACCCTCCTCTCGTCCCCAACAACAGCCGCAACAGCGCCAACAGCAACAAACACAAACACAAACACAACAGCGAACCTCCCCGCGCACCAACGACCTCAAGCGCAAAtcctccgcctcctccgcctcctcccGCTCCGCCTCCCCCGAACCCCCCGCCCGCCGCACAAAACACTCGGAACCCTCCAAGAACCCGCATAACATGATTGAAAAGCGCTACCGcgttaatattaacgagaaaATTATCGCCCTCCGCGACGCCGTCCCCTCGCTGCGGTGCGTCGTCCAGCATACCGAAAACCCGcacgccgccgctgccgccgccgccgagagCGACGAGGCGATTGACGTCGTCGAGGAGTTGGGCGGGTTGATGCCCGCGCGCAAGCTGAACAAGGCGACGATCCTGAGCAAGGCGACCGAGTACATCGCGCACCTGGAGAAGAAGAATTCGCAGCTGTGGAAGGAGAATGAGGCGTTGGAGAAGAGGCTTGCGGAGGCGCAGCAGTGGCAGCGGGCGCAGGCCGAGGGACCTTTTTGGTCTTGA